TCGTGGAAGACTTGGAATTCAAAGATACGGTAGAGTACCTCATTGTAGGTACAGCTGAATCCGATCCACTTAACAACAAAATATCTAATGAAAGTCCTGTTGGTAAAGCCATTATTGGTAAGCAAAAGGGTGCTGTTGTTGATGTTGTCGTTCCTGCAGGCGTTATTCAATATAAAATTATTGATATCAAGAAGGCATAGTGTTTGAGGATTGTTTTAAAAGGCTTCCTATGGGAAGCTTTTTTTTCGATATAATGGATAGTAACGTATATGTAAAAGCTACATGACTTGAAAAAACCACATCAAAGTAAGTGATCATGAAGGAGATGAAGTACCATGTCTGAAGAAGAAGTGATTAATCCGGAGAATGAGCTTAGCGAATTGTTACAAATCCGTCGCGGTAAATTGGACGAGCTACGTGAAATGGGGATAGATCCTTTTGGATCAAAATATAACAGAACTCATAATGCAGGGGAGTTACTAGCCAAGTATGATACGTCCACGCATGATGAGTTGGAAGAAAACCCAATTGAAGTTAGTGTTGCTGGTCGAATTATGGCTAAGCGTGGTATGGGAAAAGCTATTTTTGCTCATATTCAAGACTTAAGTGGGAAAATTCAGATTTATATACGTCAGGATTCTGTGCCTGAAGTGAAGTTTAATGCCTTCCGCCTACTTGATCTTGGAGACATTATTGGGGTAACAGGTGTCGTGTTCAGAACAAAAACAGGTGAGACTTCGATTAAAGTAAGTGATGTTGAGGTACTTTCGAAATCACTATATCCATTACCCGATAAATATCACGGTTTGAAGGATGTAGAACTGCGCTATCGTCAGCGTTATGTGGATCTGATCATTAACCCTGAAGTACAGCAGACTTTTATCTATCGTTCGCGGATTATTCAATCCATGCGTCGCTATTTAGACTCATTGGGATATTTAGAGGTCGAAACGCCTACCCTGCACACCATTGCTGGTGGCGCTGCGGCGAAACCGTTTATTACACATCACAACGCTCTAGACATGGAGCTTTTCATGCGGATCGCTATTGAGCTTCACCTCAAACGACTTATTGTCGGCGGCCTAGAGAAAGTGTATGAAATTGGTCGTGTGTATCGTAATGAAGGAATGTCCACTCGTCATAATCCAGAGTTCACAATGATTGAATTGTATGAGGCATACGCTGATTATGAAGATATCATGCGTTTGACAGAAAACCTGGTAGCTCATATTGCCCAAGAAGTGCTGGGTAAGACTGTTATCGACTATCAAGGTCAAGAAGTGGATCTAACGCCAGCATGGCGTCGTGTGTCCATGGTTGATGCAATTAAAGAAATAACGGGCGTGGACTTCAATGTCCATATGACAGATGAAGAAGCTCGTAGCTTGGCAAAAGAACACAAGGTTCCAGTGGAGGCTCACAGCAAATTCGGTCATATTGTGAATGCTTTCTTTGAACAGTTTGTAGAAGAGACTTTAATCCAGCCGACATTCATTACAGGACATCCTGTAGAGATCTCACCACTGGCTAAGCAAAAGGTACAAGACCCACGCTTCACCGATAGATTCGAGTTGTTCATTGTAGGAAGAGAGCATGCAAATGCATTTACCGAGCTGAATGATCCAATCGATCAACGTCAACGGTTTGAGTCTCAGTTGAAGGAACGTGAGCTTGGTAATGATGAAGCACATGAGATGGATGATGATTTCATTCGTGCTCTAGAATATGGTATGCCGCCAACAGGTGGTCTTGGCATTGGTATAGACAGACTAGTCATGCTGCTGACTAATTCGCCATCTATCCGAGATGTGCTGTTATTCCCACATATGCGTACTATTAAAGACAATTAATTTAAGCAGAGGGTTCAAGCATCTTATGCCTAGAGATGTCTGAACTTCTATTTCACTCGGCTTCGCTCTCTGTTATTGGAGGACGGAGTCGTTTGTTTTATGGAGGAGATTGGGTCAAATATAAGAAAGTATAAAGTTTCAACTATACTTTGTTTATATTTATACGAGAAATGGTTATCCACTCTTTTAGGACTGCGAAGTTGTTTCTTCTTGTATATAAGGGATAACTCTCATTTATCATTCATTTCAACAGTGCAGCTGTGGTAAATTAATATAATTAAAAAAAGCTTGCACATCACTAAGAGACGTGATATATTATTTATCCGGCCATTAAACGTCGGTCAAAACGAACCAGAAAGCTTAACAATCACATGAAAATGACATTGAAAATAAAGCTTGCATTACTGAGTCGGACATGATAAGATATAGTAGTTGTCGCCGAGAACAACTGGTGATGACGAAAGAGAAATTGATCTTTGAAAACTGAACAACGAGTGAGTAAAGATTTCACGAAAGTGAAGTCAAAACAAATGAGAAATCATTTGGTAGAGAATGTAAATTCTCGCCAGTTTGTTTCAAAATGAGCATATCGCTCTTTTCAATTCTATTGGAGAGTTTGATCCTGGCTCAGGACGAACGCTGGCGGCGTGCCTAATACATGCAAGTCGAGCGGAGTTGATGGAGTGCTTGCACTCCTAATACTCAGCGGCGGACGGGTGAGTAACACGTAGGTAACCTGCCTGTGAGACTGGGATAACTACCGGAAACGGTAGCTAATACCGGATAATACATTTTCTCTCCTGAGGAGATGTTGAAAGGCGGAGCAATCTGTCACTTACAGATGGACCTGCGGCGCATTAGCTTGTTGGTGAGGTAACGGCTCACCAAGGCGACGATGCGTAGCCGACCTGAGAGGGTGAACGGCCACACTGGGACTGAGACACGGCCCAGACTCCTACGGGAGGCAGCAGTAGGGAATCTTCCGCAATGGACGAAAGTCTGACGGAGCAACGCCGCGTGAGTGATGAAGGTTTTCGGATCGTAAAGCTCTGTTGCCAGGGAAGAAGATTCAGGAGAGTAACTGCTCCTGGAGTGACGGTACCTGAGAAGAAAGCCCCGGCTAACTACGTGCCAGCAGCCGCGGTAATACGTAGGGGGCAAGCGTTGTCCGGAATTATTGGGCGTAAAGCGCGCGCAGGCGGTCATTTAAGTCTGGTGTTTAATCCCGGGGCTCAACCCCGGGTCGCACTGGAAACTGGGTGACTTGAGTACAGAAGAGGAGAGTGGAATTCCACGTGTAGCGGTGAAATGCGTAGATATGTGGAGGAACACCAGTGGCGAAGGCGACTCTCTGGGCTGTAACTGACGCTGAGGCGCGAAAGCGTGGGGAGCAAACAGGATTAGATACCCTGGTAGTCCACGCCGTAAACGATGAGTGCTAGGTGTTAGGGGTTTCGATACCCTTGGTGCCGAAGTTAACACATTAAGCACTCCGCCTGGGGAGTACGGTCGCAAGACTGAAACTCAAAGGAATTGACGGGGACCCGCACAAGCAGTGGAGTATGTGGTTTAATTCGAAGCAACGCGAAGAACCTTACCAGGTCTTGACATCCCTCTGAATCCACTAGAGATAGTGGCGGCCTTCGGGACAGAGGAGACAGGTGGTGCATGGTTGTCGTCAGCTCGTGTCGTGAGATGTTGGGTTAAGTCCCGCAACGAGCGCAACCCTTATGCTTAGTTGCCAGCACATTATGGTGGGCACTCTAAACAGACTGCCGGTGACAAACCGGAGGAAGGTGGGGATGACGTCAAATCATCATGCCCCTTATGACCTGGGCTACACACGTACTACAATGGCCGGTACAACGGGCTGCGAAATCGCGAGATGGAGCCAATCCCACCAAAGCCGGTCTCAGTTCGGATTGCAGGCTGCAACCCGCCTGCATGAAGTCGGAATTGCTAGTAATCGCGGATCAGCATGCCGCGGTGAATACGTTCCCGGGTCTTGTACACACCGCCCGTCACACCACGAGAGTTTACAACACCCGAAGTCGGTGGGGTAACCCGCAAGGGAGCCAGCCGCCGAAGGTGGGGTAGATGATTGGGGTGAAGTCGTAACAAGGTAGCCGTATCGGAAGGTGCGGCTGGATCACCTCCTTTCTATGGAGAATCGTTTCCTGCAACGGAAACATTCATATAAGAGTCAAGATAAGACTTATGGAACAATAGATTCCATGAACATTTCCTCACTCGTTGTCAGTTTTGAAAGAGCAATCTTTCAAACATGTTATTTCTCTTGTAGAAATGACTTTGATCCTTGAAAACTAGATAACGAAACGAATTTGCGATTTAGAACATCTTTATATCGCGCTTGTGTTACAACAAGCGTAGTGTAAAAGTAGCAGCGAATTTGATGTGATGATCGATCCTTTGGGAGTTCATTTCAACCTCTAATGGGTTTACTCAATAGATGAAATGAACGGACAAGAGAGCGGACAGCGCAACAAATGAGCGAAATGGTTAAGCTACTAAGAGCACACGGAGG
The nucleotide sequence above comes from Paenibacillus sp. IHBB 10380. Encoded proteins:
- the lysS gene encoding lysine--tRNA ligase, whose amino-acid sequence is MSEEEVINPENELSELLQIRRGKLDELREMGIDPFGSKYNRTHNAGELLAKYDTSTHDELEENPIEVSVAGRIMAKRGMGKAIFAHIQDLSGKIQIYIRQDSVPEVKFNAFRLLDLGDIIGVTGVVFRTKTGETSIKVSDVEVLSKSLYPLPDKYHGLKDVELRYRQRYVDLIINPEVQQTFIYRSRIIQSMRRYLDSLGYLEVETPTLHTIAGGAAAKPFITHHNALDMELFMRIAIELHLKRLIVGGLEKVYEIGRVYRNEGMSTRHNPEFTMIELYEAYADYEDIMRLTENLVAHIAQEVLGKTVIDYQGQEVDLTPAWRRVSMVDAIKEITGVDFNVHMTDEEARSLAKEHKVPVEAHSKFGHIVNAFFEQFVEETLIQPTFITGHPVEISPLAKQKVQDPRFTDRFELFIVGREHANAFTELNDPIDQRQRFESQLKERELGNDEAHEMDDDFIRALEYGMPPTGGLGIGIDRLVMLLTNSPSIRDVLLFPHMRTIKDN